One genomic region from Manis pentadactyla isolate mManPen7 chromosome 12, mManPen7.hap1, whole genome shotgun sequence encodes:
- the LOC118920739 gene encoding olfactory receptor 7D4-like gives MEAGNSTEVPQLLLLGLAEDPALQPVLFGLFLSMYLVTVLGNLLIILAVGSDPHLHTPMYFFLSQLSFVDICFTSTTIPKMLVNIQTQSKDISYVDCLTQVYFFMVFAGLDDFLLTVMAYDRYMAICYPLHYTAVMNPRLCGLLVLACWFPVFCVSLLHILLMLRLTFCAGTEIPHFFCELGQVLTAACSDALINDIVLYVATALLGVFPLTGVLFSYSQIVSSIVRMASTEGRCKAFSTCGSHLSVVSLFYGTDLGVYLSVAVTHYPQWSSTASVMYTVVTPMLNPFFYTLQNRDVKGAL, from the coding sequence atggaagcaggaaacagcacagAAGTaccccagctcctcctcctgggcctcGCAGAGGATCCGGCACTGCAGCCTGTCCTCTTTGGCCTCTTCCTgtccatgtacctggtcaccgtcctggggaacctgctcatcatcctggccgtCGGCTCCGACCCCCACCtacacacccccatgtacttcttcctgtccCAGCTGTCCTTTGTGGACATCTGcttcacctccaccaccatccccaagatgctggtgaacatccagACACAGAGCAAAGACATCTCCTACGTAGACTGCCTCACGCAGGTgtatttctttatggtttttgCAGGGCTAGATGACTTCCTCCTGaccgtgatggcctatgaccggtaCATGGCCATCTGCTACCCCCTGCACTACACGGCCGTCATGAACCCCCGGCTCTGTGGGCTCCTGGTCCTTGCGTGTTGGTTCCCCGTTTTCTGTGTCTCCCTGCTTCATATTCTACTGATGCTGCGGCTGACCTTCTGTGCAGGCACTGAGATCCCGCACTTCTTCTGTGAGCTGGGGCAGGTTCTCACGGCGGCCTGCTCTGACGCCCTCATCAATGACATCGTCTTGTATGTGGCCACGGCTCTGCTGGGTGTGTTTCCTCTCACCGGAGTCCTGTTCTCTTACTCTCAGATAGTCTCCTCCATAGTGAGGATGGCCTCCACTGAGGGCAGGTGTAAAGCATTTTCCACCTGTGGGTCTCACCTGTCTGTGGTCTCCTTGTTCTATGGGACAGACCTGGGGGTGTACCTCAGCGTTGCTGTGACCCATTATCCCCAGTGGAGCTCGACTGCCTCAGTTATGTACACAGTGGTCActcccatgctgaaccccttctTCTACACCCTGCAGAACAGGGACGTGAAGGGGGCCCTGTGA